The DNA segment tttaatttaattagttgtttacccaaacaatttatttatgcaATTTATTAAAGAAGATTTTCATATATGATACGTGTTTGATAGTTTTTcagaaattgaattttgtcaACAATTTAAAATCTATGACGCATATGCATGTTTATAATTGGCGAAGAATGGATTGTTATCCTTCAAATTGTAGTGTGATGtatgataactttttttttatcttggtaacactaaaaaaataagaatttaagtTATTAAAGACGTTAGCGAAAGAAACATGGTGGTCACAAACACAATGTATTTAGTTGTTGAGCAGTTCGGATCGAATTCAAAAATTATGTTTGGAATGCAAACAATCAtacgaaaataaaataaaatgattggtCTCCTTTTGGGGAAGAAACAAATTTGCAATACGAGATGGTGGATATATATCTAAAAGAGTGCAAGAAGATAATTGGAGCTTGCATAAATGGAAAGATGTATTAATATAAATGATGTCTCTTAGAACTCTCGAAGGCTCTTTCAAGCCAAcacattatcttttatttcaatatatatatatatatatatataattttgacttATTGTGTTTTACTTTATAAGATAcagattaataatattaatattatagcctgtagataaacattattttaatattgtgataattttcttttgcagataaaatcaaatgaaattttaacGGATAAATATAATTAGCATTGTATTTTCTCTTCATGGATTTTGCCACTGTTGTTGAAATGTATCCCACAATTGATGGTTGATGAACCATGCATTAATAGGTCAATAATATTCATGGAAGACCCTTTCTCCTTCATACCTAACCTGCACCCTACGAAAAGCCTTGAAGTTATATTGTTCTACTTGATTTCTTTGGATTGTCTCAAGTAGGTCCATTGTTTGTTGAAAGGGTTTACATGCAATTTCATTTACTCCTCTTGTACTGCTTGAATGAAAAACCACTTTTTTACtgaaatgtttttttacattcattttgttaatttgaatttgaattcgaaTTCGAATTCTACCGGGCAATTCCTTTCCTTCTTCCACTGAAGGATTCCATTATATAAACATGCCTATCCgaaaattttctattaatttccAATGAAAAAACTTTAGGAAAGCTTTTCTACGTGTCCCCATTGCAATCCAAGAGTTGGCGAGGCTTTTGGAAACATGAAAACTTATTCTCTGTACAAACGCAACACTCCCAAGCCCAGACACATGGGTATAGGGGATTCTTTGtcgtttaaaattttaaccaaGATCACACCTGGTTATGTATGTAGGCAAGAGTCGTGCACATACAAATTCTTTCTCTATATTATGATGATTCATTTAATTAGGTCATCTTATAATAAACGCAGTTATATATACATGTCATAATAGTGGTTGTGGattattattctttgattgtattGTATGCCATGCATTGTCCACTGAGGAATTGCCTCTTGTTCTTTCCTGAGTGAGTGATATTTTTCATCAAGAACTAGTTCAGGCCTTTAATTTTATCCTTCACACAAGTGACGACCAACAAATGTGATAATTAATCtgaaacaattaatattttcttctaaattaATGTGCTTTCTAATCATGCAGAGACTGTGACAGGCATACCAAAAattcatattattaatttgaaaagttcCACGAATCACGATTTCCTCTTTCCACGCGGTCCATAGTTCAACCGCAAGCTCTAATTATAATATGATTCTGTTTCTTTGAATTATTGGTGAAATCACATGCAGTTTGCAACGCGTACGTTCTCGATCGCTAGCCTTCACTTTCTGTGGAGCGCAACTGTTTATGATTCTGCTATTTGCAGTGCCTGCAATGCATAATGTCGACCACATTCATGAATAGACGAACGAAGTGTGTCGCCGACTCCTCATCTTGCACTTCACATTTCACATGATCGTAATCAACAATATCTACGTGCTGATATACCGTTCTTTTATTAAGGAACTTACATTTTCTTTCTGATTAATTGTCCTATCTtagggtatatatatatatatatatcctatatAGTAAGACTgtcttttgtaaaaaatattttaaccttttttctTATAGCAATTTGTAATTAGTTaacaacataataaattaaaatctaaataaatgCTATACATTGTACATCAGTGTAATTTTTTTGGCATAAtgaatcaattagaaattattctaacatgatttttaaattaataattataaaaagtaataacATATTACCATACATAATAATCTATGATCAAatgacattataaaaaaaatagtaatggtatattttaattaaattcttcattttgatttttaaatcttaatatCTAAAAAACATATGTTAAAAGGAGTTAAtcttaaataaattcaattcattgagaaattattcttttttatcaatattgaGAAATTACTCTAACTCTTAGCTAATAGATATTCCAGGTTATTATTATCcccatttaccaaaaaaaaaaagatattccaGGTTATTATTATCcccatttaccaaaaaaaaaagatattccaggttaaaaaaataaaataaaaataaaatcttatcgtgctttcttcttttttatttatttttccttcaaaacAAGCCTATTAGCCtgaactccttttttttttctctcctcttGGGATCCAGAAACAGGCTCTTGTTATAAGGCAGGCCTATGACTAAGTTGAAAAGTAGGGCATATTTGGGCCACAAAAATCAACGCTTTTGCGGCTACTGTATTGCATTCTACACCCctattattgtattttgtactTTTCATTACATTCGGAAAGTCTATTCCGAAATGTAAATTTGCATTCTCGAATGAATTTTCAGAAATGCAATAGGAGGTGTTCGATACAACAACAAATGAGAATGCAAAATATAAGGCTTTTGCATTTTGTTCTTTGAAATATTGGGTGGACATAGGCAAGAAGAAGTTGGAGTTGTTGCTAAGTACATTCCTTTGTTTGCTAAGTAAGCCCCCCTTTCTTCTCATTAAAATTATCCATTATGCCCTTTTTATCCTATTTCCACACACATGATTGTGTTATTCTTTAAACCTCTTTTACACCCtatctttatattatatttaaactcTATTTGTGAAACCCCCCAATCTTCAACCATTTGTATTATTCTTTAAACCTTTCGGTCCTCTTCATTAgattagaaagaaataaaaaaaaaaatcaatgaagaAGATGAGCATTGTAGTGGTTATTTTCGTTGTTGATAGCCGCAAATGACATGGATTCATGGACCGCTAGAGATCAAAAGAGGCGACAGCGGAGATGATAAGGGAGTTGAGTTTCCAAAGGACAGATCTTGAAGCGTTTCCTCAAAAGATCAACTCATGTGCGTCAAAACCACCCCCTTCACCAGTTCTCCAACGGGTCATTGATGTCGGAGAAGAGGTTGTCGTTGTTGTCAGAAAGAAGCCACCTTCTTTGCGTTGGAGAAGATAAAACCATTGTCGTTGTCAAAGAAAGACCAATGGTGGTGAAGAACATGGTGGGCGACAAAGGTGAAAAGGCCATGAAGTAgatctaaaaaaaaacaaggaagaaggagaaaaaaagattttgcaggttaaaaaaataaaaataaacataaacatttattattcttttattttgctCACTAGTGAGGAACTTCATTTATGACTGCATATTAGAAGTCACCTAAGTTTCAGTTTTGTAATTCACAACGTCATGTTtcgcttttaaaaaaaacagacatatacacaaattaatatttgtgaaactaataaaaaaattaactttgaaTCTCAACCTGGACAAGAAGGCTAAGATTTAATagcacattttttatatttaacgcATCACAACACGAAATAACAATCTCAAAGAATTTTATGTTGTCCTCTCAAACCCCATTCCAATAACAATCATCGtaattcatcttttttctttcaaccGGTGACAGATGTGGTTCCGTTCAACAGAACACAATGGTTGGGGGTGTTGAAAAAGGATATAATTGAtagtaacaaatttaattagaagAAAGGGGACTTACTTAGCAAACAGGGTGGTGTATTTAGAAAGAACCAAGTTGGGTTAAGAAATGACTTGAAAAGAGGCCCAGCAAATTTATGGTGGAACCAGAAGTGTGGAATTTCTTGAGAGTAGAGCTGAATGAAAGAAATATTGAGCTTAGAGAGACAGAAGAGAAACGAAAGAAATGTGAAAAAACATCTTAGTTGAGTTGACAAAGCAAAGCAGTCCAATAATAATCTCCAGCAGCATCGGCAGTTTATTCTCGACATAACGCCACGTGTCACAGCAGAATGTGAAGACAAACAAACACAGCCCCATGCACGTGGCCACGTGCCCAAACCCATTCTCACCGCCATCTCTCTTCTCTCTGCCTCGTTAGGAAGGAACCAAATCCCACTCACTGATTCATCATAATGGTGAAGCTAGCTTCAGCTAGAGACTTCCGCACCTACGGGCCGGGCCTCGCCAAGAACCGCTGCGAGTACATCAACGCCGGGCTCTATCTTATTGCCTCCGTCGTCCTCGTGTCGGGCCTCGTGGCCCAGCTTTCTTCCTTAGCCCGATCGGGCCTTGTGCTTATCATTGCCGCTCTGGGCATCATCCTCCTCGTCAACCTCCATGACTTCTTCGCCCATCTCGTCGGCATCGATTTCCGGTTGCCCTTGATGGCCTTCGACCTTCAACTCGCTTTCGTTGAGTTCGCCGTTCCTGTCATTCAGATGCTCGGAACGCTTCTTACCTTTCTCGGcgtcttcttcctttttattcAGGTATATATGCATACATTTTCTCATTCATAACATGCTTTAAACGTTCTGTTTATGTTTATTTCTTACTAGGAACACGTACGTACACTCTCTCTAACAACGTTGTTGGTTCTTAGGTTTTTTTGTGTGCCaaatggtattttttttgttacaaagtgAAAAAGTATGTTTATTCCTTTATCTGGTtcccaagtttttttttttattgaaatcaaAATGTATCATTCGTTGTTCTTTTAATGAACAATATGTAACGAGTTATGTTTTGTTATGTTTCATGTTTAAAACGTATAAATGCCAAAACTGAACTGCAAGTTATATGCTATGTTCCATCTCATTGAAATGCTACACTGACAACTTAGTTGTCGATATGcaattgtttgtttcttttaattaatgtcACAAGCttggattatttatttatttactttgctAATCTAAATGGAACAACATCTTTTTTTGGTGTGTGTGGACCAAAACGCAGGAAGAGAAAGGATATGGGTACTTCAAATTGGAAAAGCATGCTCTGAACATGCTGGTTGCTGGTCCTGTATTATGGGTGATAGGATCAATTCATAATTCGTGCCAAATTTATGAGAGAGCGGATGGTCATGTTCAAATCTTGCAGCAGTGTGTGAATGTTCCGTTTTTGATGGGGAGTTTGTCATTcatgcttagtgcaattctcaattaTCACGAGAAATCTAAAGATATCCACCATGGCCTTCACTTACTCGTAAGTATACCCTAGCTAGATACGTCTTATTTGATATATGAAttcaattaactaaaataaactTCGTTACGTAGTGATTGTAATTATGTGTACTAATGAGAGTCAATGTTGATCATTGATACAGAGTGGTACTTGGATCTGGCTAGGCATTTTCGGAAGCCTAATGTTCTTTATTGGTGGCTTAACAAACTTAATCAAAGTGTTCAAGATGCAACAAATGAATGGAATTAGGCTGGAGAAACTGCGAGGTGGAGCACACGAACGATTGCTGAGTGCGAGAGAAAGACAGATTCCTCTGATAATGGAACATCAAACGAATATAAGCCATCAACCTCAAGAGACCAAAGTTACTTCACCTCTTCCCACTCCTTATAAGGATGTCCTTATTGGTCAGACTAAGTTATGATTGATGGTGTCTCCGCTTTTCTTCGATGCTCCTCTTTGTTATTTCTCTGCTTCTCTTTTTTGGGGggcttttttttcccttcattatATCATAACATTATATATAGAAGCTTCTTGATCAGGCCATAGATCGATAGCAACCGAGATTTATGTTTCAAAACTAGACTCTTAGATTATAATTTCTAATGACAGTATCATTCCTTCTCTCCTCAATCGTGTTCCTTAAATTAAGGAGGATTAGATCTTCATTTGGCCCTATGTCCATACTTTGCATCTTAGTTTCTATACCTAAATCTTTTAAGTTTTAGTCCCTGTGGCACAGGTCATTTTATGGGCCTAAGTGAAATCAAgtatactaaaatataaacatatattctataagaaaataagtttaatggttataaaaataattttatatcgtcattcaatcataaatcattattgatatgacttttaaaataattatcataaaagtcaACAATCTTATTATATATGGTAAGTTGTAATTGGATGatagtgtaaaattttttacaatctcattgtgtaatttttttcctctaagaAAACATGATAATTTAACTAGATCGGGCAATgactaaatcataaattttgctTATATAATAACTAGAACACAAAATGTAGACAAATATAAAGATTGAGCATCTCTATTAAGGAAAACTCTCTTTTCATGATCATTATTTCTTTCTCCCTTCTTTTTCTCTATTCATCCCTCTTCTTCAATTCACATAGCTCTTAAGGTATAAAGCCTTTCATGATAATAAAAGGCTAAATTCTTTTTACTGAGAGTCTGACATACCaaccttttataatgtaattctttttcattatctatttaatgtaattttgtttCTATTATTCTTCTATGTACTTTTATGTTTATTACGGTCTTATCATCCATGTATTTTTAGAGagtaatgtattaaaaaattgttattttctaaaaatctgGGAAAgagtatttaaataaattcattactagaaatagattgatatttgttttgtCCAATATATACATCTCTAATCTCaatgcaatttattatttttatctttgcaaagaaatttgagagaaaataataaataaattaggctcttcgcGGGAAAAGCAAAGATAGAGTAGAGTGTCTTAGTAGATGTGGATGGAAACAGAGATTTCATTAGAtggaaaaaatcattaacattacattaCAATTTACAAGTAGTTTTGACATGCTAGACctcaacatattttaaattctaaattcatctttttatcattatatttatcttctacttttttttatcttatctattttatcttcttGAGACAAATTGATTtacttgccaatgagttaacaagTGTTGTtggcaatttttttcttaaccttGTGAttcattaagagaaaaaaagaaaactttcaTTAATCTCAAGtaaaattttactaaaaattattttagtaaagGATTGAACTTAGATAATATCATAaggattttaatttcaatacattAATCACTTATGTTGAAAAAtctgatttgaattttttttaaccacaCTTAAGCGGGTAAAATTACATTCAAGGACAAGCATAACTTATGCACTAGAAATAATGGACCTTTAAGTTAAGTTCATATATCATACCCAAGATTATGATGGTTTCgaaataattaaattgtgaTGTAACCTATTTGAACTGTTTGAAATAGATTTAACAATCGCTAcgtagaaaataaatttatagcaagtaaataataatttagataaTGATTCTTATACCTAATGGGTGTAACTCCCTTAACAACCAAGGGTAGATTGAGATTAGCATGGGCCTCCCtgatttttttccaaattaaaaaattaatatgttagtattatttatttattttatagtttttttattaagtaaaaaaatttgatttcaatcttattatattttttaaggctacatatttaaatttgtcaGTGAAAGTGTGATATAAATTAGTtcatgaaagataaaaatataaatttagtcattgaatatgcaaaaagtgcaacaaattaattttatcgttaaatttataaaaccattttgttattaaattgtAATGTTAAAGAACCAATTTGACAATAAGTTGTATTTTTCAATAATCAATCTCACTTTAATTATATGGTAAAGTTTAGGAActaatttgtcattaaattatcTCTAGGATtaatttgttgcactttttgaACATTcaataactaaattttaattttcatcttgtAGAGATCAATTTATTAGCATCTTACAATTTTAGGGATGAATTTGGTTATTTATGCTtttcttaaaattcaaattattatgcaaataGAATTTATctcttaacattattttttaaattataaaataaatagtaatacTTTTTAAGAAATCTTAtctcaatattatattttaacaaaatttggtTATTATATGATCAATATTTATCtcctaactttttaaaattataaaattaatagtacttttatcctttttaataaatgttatctaaatattatattgattaaaatttagttattatatagtgagtttttttctttgttaatatctaattgttaaactctattatttttttgcaattgaaggaatttttattttcaaactcataTAAACAAGTATCATTGGATTGATTAAAGattcttataattttcaaattatggaAATGTACAATAACAATCGTTGTAGTCATAAGTTACGACATTGACAAGATCGATAAAGACTAAAAGATACCACACCACATGAGagaaagatttttaatttttcatattttaatttaatattttagtaaCAATACTACATTTTTGTAATAAGATGGAgggtaaatttttttgaatacttATTAGTATATTGAAAATTGTTGAAATTAgtaattattgattatttttgggACATGTAAGAAAGATATTATGCATTTTGATAGATTATTAATGTAATATAACGTATTATaacatcaaattataaatattttgtataaagtTAATGATATATGGTTGTTGAATGTATTTATTCgacaaagaaaaaagttgttggattttttgtgtgtgtgtgtgtgattgaCCCCTTCTCTTCTCAGTCTAACTAGATGGGTCCACCCCTATTGGCAACATATGTTAGGTTTGTGGGTACCTGAATTTGATCCCATATAATACATCCTGACGATGACATATAACTCTAATTGTGATTAAGTCCCAATTAAAGATTAGTCTTATAACCGgtctaaaagataaaaacttGTGGGGATATCTTGGTGTACCATTAGGGAGCCCAAGACCCTAATTACGGTGAtaccaaacaaaacaaaatgatgacTCTTAATATGCTCTTCATAATTTGCCTGATcctcttccttcctttcatgataaaatacaaaatttcttTGAGAACATTAGAATTGGTTAACCAAGATTGACGTAGTCATTAATTCttggataaataaaatatttatacttaaGAGTCACATGTCTTCTAAATGAGGTGGTAAACATTAAGTAATCTAACAAACatttccaacaaaaataaactataaatattGAGTCTCCCCTCCTATATGGATAATTGCACCTATTTTTATAGGGGTGTTCGCAGGCCGGTTCGGGTCGATTTTGATCTAATTCAAGACCTAACCCAATCAAATTTGATCTGTTTTGTTTGATTCggttttcacaattttttttaaacccaACCCAACCCATTTATGAATGGTTTGACTTGGTTTGGACCAATGAGTTacccatttaaatttgatttttttttcttaaaactactattttataccatgattcatccaaatatccaatacaattaacataatattatcaaatgtctggaagtaataaaattgattcatttaattcCATCAACATAATAATCTAAAATAGACTAAtacgaattaaaataaaatatttttcgaGGAGATTTACTATAATAATCTGAATCACAACTATTTCTTACAAACTAATTTCTTCTAATAAGCTTTGCTACAATCAGATTTACTACAACCAGAtttattgaaacaaataaacaaaatatgattcattaatattataaacatgacagaaaaaataaatatgaaaaaaggtgAAACAAATAACAAGGTACCTCAAAGTAATACCTTAAGAATTTTTAACACTAGTATTCCCAATGCCTTGAGTTCCAATAGTTGGAGTTTTAATATTAGTCGTATTTAAAGTCAATCTAAACAACTCTGCAAATTTAAACACAATCCCGTTAgcacaaaaattaattgatattttatacaaatataaaaaataaaataagagattaCACACAT comes from the Glycine soja cultivar W05 chromosome 6, ASM419377v2, whole genome shotgun sequence genome and includes:
- the LOC114415523 gene encoding uncharacterized protein LOC114415523 — its product is MVKLASARDFRTYGPGLAKNRCEYINAGLYLIASVVLVSGLVAQLSSLARSGLVLIIAALGIILLVNLHDFFAHLVGIDFRLPLMAFDLQLAFVEFAVPVIQMLGTLLTFLGVFFLFIQEEKGYGYFKLEKHALNMLVAGPVLWVIGSIHNSCQIYERADGHVQILQQCVNVPFLMGSLSFMLSAILNYHEKSKDIHHGLHLLSGTWIWLGIFGSLMFFIGGLTNLIKVFKMQQMNGIRLEKLRGGAHERLLSARERQIPLIMEHQTNISHQPQETKVTSPLPTPYKDVLIGQTKL